A window of Thermosipho japonicus genomic DNA:
TCTGCAAGGAGTTTTTTTCTTTCTACATCAAGGTTAACGGTAGGCTCATCAAGTATATAAAAATCTGATTTTGAAAGGATCTTTGAAAGAGCGGCCCTAATGGCAATTGCAACACTTACCTGCTCCCCACCTGAGAGCATAGAAAATGTTCTCTCTATTGATTTTTCAACATTTCTTAGAATAACTTCATAATCATTTTCCGCGGAGAATTCTATCATTTCAACTTTTCCAGTCATTCTAATGTAATTTTCAGTTGAGAGATTAGAAATCTCATCTGAAATTCTGTGAGCTACCTTCATTCCCAAATCTCTTAATTTTTCTCTAAATTCTCTTGTCAGTTTTTGCTTTTTTTCTAAAAAATTTCTCTTAGATTCAAGCTCTCTTTTTTCATTTTCAAGCCTTTCCTTTCTTTCTCTTTCCTTAACAAGAAACTTTACATTTTCCTCTAATTTTCCTACTTGCTGTGAAAGCTCTGATAATTTTTCATTTCTTTTATCAATCTCTACAACTAAATTATTTTTTTCGCTTTCTATTTCTTCTATATTGTGAATTTTTTCTAATTCTTTTTCAAGAATACTAGATAATTTTTGATTTTCTTTTATCTTTTTCTTTGTATCTTTAACTTCTTTTAATATATCTTCTAGCATCTGAGCTTCCTTTTCAAATTTTTTATACAAGTCAAAATCTTTTCTTAACTTATCCATCTCTTTTTGTTTTTCTTCTATAGAGTTCATTGTACTTTCCATATCTTTCTCAATATCATTATACTTTACCAGAACTTTTCCAACTTGCGCTAATTCCTTTGAAGTTTTCTCAAAACTTTCGTTAAATAACGATATTTTTTCATTTATGCCCTTTAACTTTTCATCTTCATCTCCAATTTCTTTTAAATATTTTTCATGTTCTTTTTCAAGGCTGTTTTTTCTCTCTTTTGTGATTGAAATTTGCTTTACTAAGGATAAATTTTTTTCTTCATACTCTTTCTTTATTTTTTCCATATCTTCATAGTTTTGAGTTTTAAGAATATTTTCTATACTCTTTATACTTTCCTTTTCTCTTTCAATTTCCTCAAGCTTTAAATTTATATTAGAAAGCTGAATTTCTTTTTCTTTTATATTTTTTTCTAATTCTTCCTTTTCTTTTTTGAAAATTCTTAACTTTTTTAGACTTTTTTCAAGCTCAGATATTTTCTCCTCTATTTTTCTCTTTTCAACAATATATACCTCAAATCCTCCTTTTTCTTTTACATTTTTACATTCTTCCTTCAATATCGGACACATTCCACTAGATAATTCACGACTTACATTTTTTATATTTTCAAGTCTTGCACGCAAATTTGCAAGATCTTGTACTAATTGATCTTCATAGCTTATATTTTTCTCTAATTCTTCTTTTCGTCGCATTAACCTTGAAATCTCATCTTCAAGCAACTTTCTATTAAAAGAAAGTTGCTCTTCCTCTGAAATTTTTATGTGTTTATGCTGTAATTCTACTTTGAGTTTCCCTAGCTCTTCATATTTTTTATTAAACTCCTCTATTTCTGCAGAAAGTTTAGATTGATCATCCAAAAGACTTTTCAAATATTCATCTAACTTAAAAATCTCTTTTTTTAAATCACTAATTTTTTCATCCTTTTCAGCTATTCTTTTTTCAATTTCTACCTTTTTTTCTTTTAAACTACTAATTTTAGACTCTAATAAACTTTTATTTTTTTCTAATTCA
This region includes:
- a CDS encoding AAA family ATPase; the encoded protein is MIIKKVCLKNFRVHKDREFEFKPGINLLLGKNGTGKSSIFEALSVAFFSKSPRGTLNSIISKDGSKKAQIKVEFIGSDGKEYVLEKSIGQSKSSLYSKDGSLKYEGKEDISEYIKTIVGINEEVFNKVIYAYQNQLTDIFSKTPAERKQLFDRLFETDVYREISDKLSKVQQSYEKDLEVNKVELEKIKLELESEDFANLEERIKSHEKNLEEVKNEIESLRAEIQNLRKRQKSLEDIIESYNRIKKDLQVLEKEKEHLNSKLDDLNKRLEDATKAKDIVEKTKKGYEKYLELEKEVRRLNAKQKELQEKKREKETLQDKRNELEKNKSLLESKISSLKEKKVEIEKRIAEKDEKISDLKKEIFKLDEYLKSLLDDQSKLSAEIEEFNKKYEELGKLKVELQHKHIKISEEEQLSFNRKLLEDEISRLMRRKEELEKNISYEDQLVQDLANLRARLENIKNVSRELSSGMCPILKEECKNVKEKGGFEVYIVEKRKIEEKISELEKSLKKLRIFKKEKEELEKNIKEKEIQLSNINLKLEEIEREKESIKSIENILKTQNYEDMEKIKKEYEEKNLSLVKQISITKERKNSLEKEHEKYLKEIGDEDEKLKGINEKISLFNESFEKTSKELAQVGKVLVKYNDIEKDMESTMNSIEEKQKEMDKLRKDFDLYKKFEKEAQMLEDILKEVKDTKKKIKENQKLSSILEKELEKIHNIEEIESEKNNLVVEIDKRNEKLSELSQQVGKLEENVKFLVKERERKERLENEKRELESKRNFLEKKQKLTREFREKLRDLGMKVAHRISDEISNLSTENYIRMTGKVEMIEFSAENDYEVILRNVEKSIERTFSMLSGGEQVSVAIAIRAALSKILSKSDFYILDEPTVNLDVERKKLLAENIEKLFEDVKQVFIITHDEEFTHMAENIIRL